The genomic region TATGTTTCTATTTCCGGCGGCGATTGTTCGCGCTGGCCGGCGCCGGCTTGACGTTCTTTGGCGGCAAGCCCTTCGCGCCGGAGGCCGCCCGCGACCGAACGTTCATCCTCGCCATTCTCCTGAGCAACCTCATTACGGGAGGATTCGGCCTTCCCCTGGAAAATACCTTGGAGAAGATGCGGGATCAGCTCTTTCTCGTGGGAACGTCATTTATCGTAACAGGCTGTTTCTTATTGACGACTCGTCTTTGGGGAAGAAATAAAGAAGCCGCGAAGGACGATTTTCCCATGAATCCTTGGATCTTCGCCGCCGTGCTGGGATTGGCGCAGACCGTGGCGATTCTACCGGGCGTATCCCGGTCGGGCGCGACGATTTGCGCTTCCTTGCTGTTAGGATCATCCGCCGCTTTCGCCGTGGAATATTCGTTCTTGTTGTCCGTCCCCATCATCTTCGCCGCCACGGCGCTCGAAGCGATGAAAGCAGAAATGACCGTCGCGCTTCTTCCCTGCATCTTGGGTTTCGGCGCCGCTTTCCTTTCCGGCATGTTCTTTCTATGGCTGTTGTCGTTGATCGTAAAAACGGGCAAAATCCATCGATTCGCTTATTACGTCATACCGCTTGGCTTATGGGTGTTGTGGATGTCGATTTAAAGAATCGCGAACGAACCTACAGAAATTTATGAACATCCGAAAAAAACTCCTCGCCGTCATTGCCGCCGCCGCCCTTCTCTATCTCGCGGGCTGTCTTTGGACCGGCTGGGACCTCATATTGCAATCGTTCAAGCAATTCCGTTGGAGCGTCTTGCCCTTCTGTTTGGCTCTGGCGTTCCTCAACTATATCGTTCGCTTTTGCAAGTGGCATTATTATCTTCGCCTTTTGAATATCCCATTGCGCCCCGCCGCTTCGTTTCAAGTTTTTTTGTCGGGACTGACGATGTCGGCCACGCCGGGCAAATTCGGCGAAGTGTTCAAATCCTATCTCGTCAAACAGATTAACGGGACGGCGGTCAGCAAATCGGCGCCCATCGTGCTCGCCGAACGTTTTACGGATTTCATCGCCTTGCTCCTCATGAGCCTTATGGGCGCGGCGATGCTGCCCAACGGCGGCGCCGTCTTCGGCCTCTGCGCCGTCATCGTCGCCGCCATCCTGATCGCCGTCAGTTGGAAAGCGGCGGCGGAAAAATTAATTGTTCTAAGCCGTTCGCTGCCCCTGATCGGCGGACATTCTGAAAAGCTGCGCGTCTCCTACGAGAGCATATATCTCCTCGTTTCTCCCAAACCCTTGCTCTTGACTACGGCGATCAGCGTCGCATCCTGGTTCTGCGAATGCGTCGCCTTCTATCTCGTTCTTTGGGGATTCGACGCGCCTATACCCATCGTTCCCGCAACGTTCATTTACGCTTTCGCCACGATACTAGGCGCGCTGCTGATGACGCCAGGCGGCGTTGGACCGACGGAAGGCGCCTTGGGCGGCTTGCTCGTCCTGCTGCAATCCGTTCCCAAGGGGATCGCCGCTTCAGCGACGGTCATCATCCGCCTTTGCACGCTCTGGTTCGCCGTCGCCGTAGGATTGACGGTCTTGGGACTCTGCTCGAAAACCTTCGTCTCCCTTCCCGATGACGGAGGATTTGAAAATACGATCGGAAAAGAAAGGGTAAAATCATGAAACGAAGATGTTTTATCCATACGACCGGCGGCGCTCTCTTCGCCGCGAACGCTCTACCAACGGCCGCTGGAGAAAGTGAGGCGGCTATGCAAGAAAAATTCCATATCTCAG from Candidatus Omnitrophota bacterium harbors:
- a CDS encoding undecaprenyl-diphosphate phosphatase encodes the protein MNSIESIFLGILQGLTEFLPISSSGHLVVAEHCLNLNVSELLFFDVLLHFATLLAVCFYFRRRLFALAGAGLTFFGGKPFAPEAARDRTFILAILLSNLITGGFGLPLENTLEKMRDQLFLVGTSFIVTGCFLLTTRLWGRNKEAAKDDFPMNPWIFAAVLGLAQTVAILPGVSRSGATICASLLLGSSAAFAVEYSFLLSVPIIFAATALEAMKAEMTVALLPCILGFGAAFLSGMFFLWLLSLIVKTGKIHRFAYYVIPLGLWVLWMSI
- a CDS encoding lysylphosphatidylglycerol synthase transmembrane domain-containing protein, which produces MNIRKKLLAVIAAAALLYLAGCLWTGWDLILQSFKQFRWSVLPFCLALAFLNYIVRFCKWHYYLRLLNIPLRPAASFQVFLSGLTMSATPGKFGEVFKSYLVKQINGTAVSKSAPIVLAERFTDFIALLLMSLMGAAMLPNGGAVFGLCAVIVAAILIAVSWKAAAEKLIVLSRSLPLIGGHSEKLRVSYESIYLLVSPKPLLLTTAISVASWFCECVAFYLVLWGFDAPIPIVPATFIYAFATILGALLMTPGGVGPTEGALGGLLVLLQSVPKGIAASATVIIRLCTLWFAVAVGLTVLGLCSKTFVSLPDDGGFENTIGKERVKS